The Ovis aries strain OAR_USU_Benz2616 breed Rambouillet chromosome 11, ARS-UI_Ramb_v3.0, whole genome shotgun sequence genome window below encodes:
- the LOC105616457 gene encoding uncharacterized protein LOC105616457, giving the protein MADQLYQRKPWNPEQLRPDPDSDSEGLFDKAPPEEPPAVRGPKSAWAGGRKAGRRTGGKAQGARPRQPPKGATRPQPQEEAPPLDEGCYLDHFPHLSIFIYAAIAFSITSCIFTYIHLQLA; this is encoded by the coding sequence ATGGCTGACCAACTCTATCAGCGCAAACCCTGGAACCCCGAGCAGCTTCGCCCGGACCCCGACTCTGACTCCGAAGGCCTGTTTGACAAGGCTCCTCCGGAAGAGCCCCCCGCTGTCCGTGGGCCCAAGTCGGCGTGGGCCGGGGGCAGGAAGGCGGGTCGGCGCACTGGCGGGAAGGCGCAGGGGGCCCGCCCCAGGCAGCCCCCTAAGGGCGCGACGcgcccccagccccaggaagAGGCCCCTCCATTGGACGAAGGCTGCTATCTCGACCATTTTCCGCACCTCTCCATCTTTATCTACGcggccatcgccttctccatcacCTCCTGCATCTTCACCTATATCCATTTACAGCTTGCCTGA